A DNA window from Vigna unguiculata cultivar IT97K-499-35 chromosome 10, ASM411807v1, whole genome shotgun sequence contains the following coding sequences:
- the LOC114165849 gene encoding 40S ribosomal protein S13, whose amino-acid sequence MGRMHSRGKGISSSALPYKRTPPSWLKISSQDVEENICKFAKKGLTPSQIGVILRDSHGIAQVKSVTGSKILRILKAHGLAPEIPEDLYHLIKKAVSIRKHLERNRKDKDSKFRLILVESRIHRLARYYKKTKKLPPVWKYESTTASTLVA is encoded by the exons ATGGGGCGTATGCACAGTCGCGG taAGGGTATCTCCAGTTCGGCTCTTCCATATAAGAGGACCCCACCTAGCTGGTTGAAGATTTCGTCTCAGGAT GTGGAGGAGAACATCTGCAAGTTTGCCAAGAAAGGTCTCACTCCATCCCAAATTGGTGTTATTCTTCGTGACTCTCATGGAATTGCTCAGGTGAAGAGTGTCACTGGAAGCAAGATTCTCCGTATATTGAAAGCCCATG GGCTTGCTCCTGAAATTCCTGAGGATTTGTATCACCTGATCAAAAAGGCTGTCTCCATTAGGAAGCACTTGGAGAGGAATAGGAAGGACAAGGATTCTAAATTCAGGTTAATTTTGGTTGAGAGTAGGATTCACCGCCTGGCCCGTTACTACAAGAAGACTAAGAAGCTTCCACCTGTTTGGAAATA TGAATCCACAACTGCCAGCACCCTTGTGGCTTAG
- the LOC114165536 gene encoding two-component response regulator ARR12-like yields MSWDDSMVSMMRAFRLVAHDYWIKPLHEIRFKSMRTHFLKKCVSEEDTSQKETETDCLIRRISDNSEPASSMALRSNNNNFEEDDDVDESINPPSTKKPRVVWEEKLHGAFINAIKQIGIENVVPKKILEAMNVPVTQIEQQQQQQQNDMSLVSRRQQQSQQNDMSWNTEPRMCAVERVHLQPLSATAMTNFYPGFTGNMEEEALAHDHHPLGTVGNIAITENCSEEQSSPNTQLGDNFHAEEEALAHDHNLASNQNFQVGTLDDDPTMHHNQMYPMYFQPSSTMISGNHQPFVSQNCNFGMNMDHVSQPIQQGEAIVNEYSTGDSIYRPQFQNADLPSGAFRSQNRHIDDKFCQQ; encoded by the exons ATGTCTTGGGATGATAGTATGGTTTCTATGATGAGGGCGTTCAGACTTGTAGCTCATGATTATTGGATTAAACCTTTGCATGAGATTCGGTTCAAGAGTATGCGCACACACTTTCTGAAGAAATGTGTAAGTGAAGAAGATACGTCGCAGAAGGAAACTGAAACTGATTGCTTAATAAGAAGAATAAGTGATAATTCTGAACCGGCTTCATCAATGGCTCTTAGgagcaacaacaataattttgaaGAAGACGATGATGTTGATGAATCAATAAATCCACCCTCCACCAAGAAGCCTCGTGTTGTATGGGAAGAAAAACTGCATGGTGCATTTATCAACGCTATCAAACAAATTGGAATTGAAAATGTTGTGCCAAAGAAAATTCTTGAAGCAATGAATGTCCCTG TGACACAAATagagcaacaacaacaacaacaacagaaCGACATGTCTCTTGTTTCAAGGAGACAACAACAATCGCAACAGAATGACATGTCGTGGAACACAGAACCAAGGATGTGTGCAGTTGAAAGAGTTCACTTGCAACCTCTTTCTGCAACTGCAATGACAAATTTTTATCCTGGTTTTACAGGTAACATGGAAGAGGAAGCTTTGGCACATGATCATCATCCTTTAGGAACCGTTGGTAACATTGCCATCACCGAGAATTGTTCAGAAGAACAATCAAGTCCAAATACACAACTGGGTGACAATTTTCATGCAGAGGAAGAAGCTTTGGCACATGATCATAATTTAGCAAGTAACCAGAATTTTCAAGTGGGAACTCTAGATGATGATCCAACTATGCATCATAATCAAATGTATCCAATGTACTTTCAGCCATCTTCCACGATGATTTCTGGAAATCATCAACCTTTTGTCTCACAGAATTGCAACTTTGGTATGAACATGGATCATGTTTCTCAACCAATACAACAAGGTGAAGCCATTGTTAATGAATATAGTACTGGAGATTCCATTTATCGTCCACAGTTTCAAAATGCAGATTTGCCAAGTGGTGCTTTTAGGAGCCAAAATCGCCATATTGATGATAAGTTCTGTCAGCAATGA